TCCTGAAAGGAAGGGAGGATTAGGAAAGTCCTATTGATTGCTGCTTTCTCCAGACCGCCGGGAAAAGCATGAAAAAAAGGCTCGAATGGTACGATCCCTCCGTCACCCCAGAATGAAAGGGGTGATCTCGTAGTTCTTGGTCTGTGAAGATGCGTTGTTAGGTGCTCCATTTTCCCATTGAGGACGAACCTCAACCTGTGCTCGAGAGATAGCTCTCCATACACTGATAAGGGATGTATGGATTCTCGAGAAGAGAGGAGCCGTGGTGGCCCCCCCCCGGACCGCCCGGATCCCACGAGTGAATAGAAAGTTAGATCTACATGGGATCTCACCTGAATCGCCCCATCTATCCTCCTGAGGAGAAGTTTGTTTGGTTTCAAACTCCGATTCAAACAGGAGGAGTACGCCATGCTAATGTGCCTTGGATGATCCACATCTTCGGGTCAGGCGCTGATGAGCACATTGAACTATCCATGTGGCTGAGAGCCCTCACAGCCCAGGCACAACGACGCAATTATCAGGGGCGCGCTCTACCACTGAGCTAATAGCCCGTCGCGCGGGCCTCCCAAAGGGAGGCCTGCTACGCCAAAAGCGAGAAAAACTCCATCCCTTTCCTTTTGACATCCCCATGCCGCCACACCACAGGGGGGACATGGGGACGTCAAAAAAGGGATCCTATCACTATCAACTAATTTGTTACGACCTAGGATAATAAGCTGATGAGCTTGGTCTTACTTCACCCTAAACGAAAGAAGACTTCCATATCCAAGTTTAGCTCAGACGTAGCTGCCTTCTTTTTGGGCGTGAAGAAGTGTCAAACCAAAATACCCAATAAGCATAAGCATTAGCTCTCCCTGAAAAGGAGGTGATCCAGCCGCACCTTCCAGTACGgctaccttgttacgacttcactCCAGTCGCAAGCCTAGCCTTAGGCATCCCCCTCCTTACGGTTAAGGGTAATGACTTCAAACATGGCCAGCTCCTATAGtgtgacgggcggtgtgtacaaggcCCGGGAACGGATTCACCGCCGTATGGCTGACCGGCGATTACTAGCGATTCCTGCTTCATGCAGGCGAGTTGCAGCCTGCAATCCGAACTGAGGACGGGTTTTTGGAGTTAGCTCACCCTCGCGAGATCGCGACCCTTTGTCCCGCCCATTGTAGCACGTGTGTCGCCCAGGGCATAAGGGGCATGATGACTTggcctcatcctctccttcctccggctTAACACCGGCGGTCTGTTCAGGGTTCCAAACTCATAGTGGCAACTAAACACGAGGGTTGCGCTCGTTGCGAGACTTAACCCAACACCTTACGGCACGAGCTGACGACAGCCATGCACCACCTGTGTCCGCGTTCCCGAGGGCACCCCTCTCTTTCAAGAGGATTCGCGGCATGTCAAGCCCTGGTAAGGTTCTTCGCTTTGCATCGAATTAAACCACATGCTCCACCGCTTGTGCGGGCCCCCGTCAATTCCTTTGAGTTTCATTCTTGCGAACGTACTCCCCAGGCGGGATACTTAACGCGTTAGCTACAGCACTGCACGGGTCGAGTCGCACAGCACCTAGTATCCATCGTTTACGGCTAGGACTACTGGGGTCTCTAATCCCATTTGCTCCCCTAGCTTTCGTCTCTCAGTGTCAGTGTCGGCCCAGCAGAGTGCTTTCGCCGTTGGTGTTCTTTCCGATCTCAATGCATTTCACCGCTCCACCGGAAATTCCCTCTGCCCCTACCGTACTCCAGCTTGGTAGTTTCCACCGCCTGTCCAGGGTTGAGCCCTGGGATTTGACGGCGGACTTGAAAAGCCACCTACAGACGCTTTACGCCCAATCATTCCGGATAACGCTTGCATCCTCTgtcttaccgcggctgctggcacagaGTTAGCCGATGCTTATTCCTCAGATACCGTCATTGTTTCTTCTCCGAGAAAAGAAGTTGACGACCCGTAGGCCTTCCACCTCCACGCGGCATTGCTCCGTCAGGCTTTCGCCCATTGCGGAAAATTCCCCACTGCTGCCTCCCGTAGGAGTCTGGGCCGTGTCTCAGTCCCAGTGTGGCTGATCATCCTCTCGGACCAGCTACTGATCATCGCCTTGGTAAGCTATTGCCTCACCAACTAGCTAATCAGACGCGAGCCCCTCCTTGGGCGGATTTCTCCTTTTGCTCCTCAGCCTACGGGGTATTAGCAACCGTTTCCAGTTGTTGTTCCCCTCCCAAGGGCAGGTTCTTACGCGTTACTCACCCGTTCGCCACTGGAAACACCACTTCCCGTTCGActtgcatgtgttaagcatgccGCCAGCGTTCATCCTGAGCCAGGATCAAACTCTCCATGAGATTCATAGTTGCATTACTTATAGCTTCCTTATTCGTAGACAAAGCAGATTCGGAATTGTCTTTCCTTCCAAGGATAACTTGTATCCATGCGCTTCAGATTATTAGCCTGGAGTTCGCCACCAGCAGTATAGCCAACCCTACCCTATCACGTCAATCCCACAAGCCTCTTATCCATTCTCGTTCGCTCGTGGCGGGGGAGTAAGTCAAAATAGAAAAAACTCACATTGGGTTTAGGGATAATCAGGCTCGAACTGATGACTTCCACCACGTCAAGGTGACACTCTACCGCTGAGTTATATCCCTTCCCCGTCCCATCGAGAAAGAGAATTAACGAATCCTAAGGCAAAGGGGCGAGAAACTCAAGGCCACTCTTCCTCCGGGCTTTCTTTACGCACTATTATGGATAGTCAAATAATGGGAAAAATTGGATTCAATTGTCAACCGGTCCTATCGAAAGTAGGATTGACTATGGATTCGAGCCATCGCACATGGTTTCATAAAATCTGTACGATTTTCCCGATCTAAATCGAGCAGGTTTCCATGAAGAAGATCTTGTTCAGCATGTTCTATTCGATACTGGTAGGAGAAGAACCCGACTCGGTATTCTTAAAAAAAGAGGGGAAGCAGAACCAAGTCAAGATGATATGGGTCgccccttcttcttgcgccaaaGATCTTACCATTTCCGAAGGAACTGGGGCTACATTTCTTTTCAATTTCCATTCAAGAGTTTCTATCTGTTTCCACGCCCTTTTCTTGAGACCTCGAAACATGAGGACAAATTACTTCTCTTAGGAACAcatacaagaaaaaggataaCGGTAGCCCTCCCATTAACTACTTCATTTTCATTTATGAATTTCATagtaatagaaatccatgtccTACCGAGACAGAATTTAGAACTTGCTATCCTCTTGCCTAATAGGCAAAGATTGACCTCTGTAGAAAGACTGATTCATTCGGATCGATATGAGGACCCAACTCCGTTGCATTGCCAGAATCCATGTTCCATATTTGAAGCGGGTTGACCTCCGTGCTTCTCTCATGGTACAATCCTCTTCCTGCTGAGCCCCCTTTCTCCTCGGTCCACAGAGAAAAAAATGTAGGACTGGTGCCGACAGTTCATCACGGAAGAAAGAACTCACAGAGCCGGGATCGGTAACTAATAGAATAGTactactaactaatactaatatataGAAATAGATATCTAGAAATAGAAACGAACTAATATAGATAatcgaaattgaaaagaactgtcTTTTCTGTATACTTTCCCCGTTCTATTGCTACCGCGGGTCTTATGCAATCGATCGGATCATATAGATATCCCTTCAACACAACATAGGTCATCGAAAAGATCTCGGACAACTCACCAAAGCACGAAAGCCAGTTAGAAAATGGATTCCTATTTGAAGAGTGCCTAACCGCATGGATAAGCTCACATTAACCCGTCAATTTTGGATCCAATTCGGGATTTTTCTTGGGAAGTTTCGGGAAGAAATTGGAATGGAATAATATAGATTCATACAGAGGAAAAGGTTCTCTATTGATGCAAACGCTGTACCTAGAGGATAGGGATAGAGGAAGAGGGAAAAAtcgaaatgaaataaataaagaaTAAAGCCAAAAAAATAAGTCGAAGATAGAAGAGCCCAGATTCCAAATGAAGAAATGGAAACTCGAAAAGGATCCTTCTGATTCTCAAAGAATGAGGGGCAAGGGGATTGATACCGAGAAAGATTTCTTCTTATTATAAGACGTGATTTGATCCGCATATGTTTGGTAAAAGAACAATCTTCTCCTTTAATCATATCATAAATGGAAAGTGTTCAATTAGAACATGAAAACGTGACTCAATTGGTCTTAGTTAGTCTTCGGGACGGAGTGGAAGAAGGGCGGAGACTCTCGAACGAGGAAAAGGATCCCTTCgaaagaattgaccgaggagccgtATGAGGTGAAAATCTCATGTACGGTTCTGTAAAGGGACAGTAAGGGTGACTTATCTGTCGACTTTTCCACTATCAACCCCAAAAAACCCAACTCTGCCTTACGTAAAGTTGCCAGAGTACGATTAACCTCTGGATTTGAAATCACTGCTTATATACCTGGTATTGGCCATAATTTACAAGAACATTCTGTAGTATTAGTAAGAGGAGGAAGGGTTAAGGATTTACCCGGTGTGAGATATCGCATTATTCGAGGAACCCTAGATGCTGTCGCAGTAAAGAATCGTCAACAAGGGCGTTCTAGTGCGTTGTAGATTCTTATCCAAGACTTGTATCATTTGATGATGCCATGTGAATCGCTAGAAACATGTGAAGTGTATGGCTAACCCAATAACGAAAGTTTCGTAAGGGGACTGGAGCAGGCTACCATGAGACAAAAGATCCTCTTTCTAAAGAGATTCGATTCGGAACTCTTATATGTCCAAGGTCAATATGGAAATTCTTTCAGAGGTTTTCCCTTACTTTGTCCGTGTCAACAAACAATTCGAAATACCTCGACTTTTTCAGAACAGGTCCGAGTCAAATAGCAATGATTCGAAGCACTTCTTTTTCCATTACACTATTTCGGAAACCTAAGGACTCGATCGTATGGATATGGAAAATACAGGATTTCCGATCCTAGCGGGAAAAGGAGGGAAACGGATACTCAATTTAAAGTGAGTAAACAGAATTCCATACTCGATCTCATAGATCCCTATAGAATTCTGTGGAAAGCCGTATTCGATGAAAGTCGTATGTACGGCTTGGAGGGAGATCTTTCCTATCTTTCGAGATCCACCCTACAATAtggggtcaaaaagccaaaaaaataagtGATTTTAGCCCTTATAAAAAGAAAACGGATTCTTGAACCTCTTTCACGCTCATGTCACGTCGAGGTACTGCAGAAAAAAGAACTGCAAAATCCGATCCAATTTTTCGTAATCGATTAGTTAACATGGTGGTTAACCGTATTATGAAagacggaaaaaaatcattggctTATCAAATTCTCTATCGAGCCGTGAAAAAGATTCAACAAAAGACAGAAACAAATCCACTATTGGTTTTACGTCAAGCAATACGTAGAGTAACTCCCAATATAGGAGTAAAAACAAGACGTAATAAAAAAGGATCGACGCGGAAAGTTCCGATTGAAATAGGATCTAAACAAGGAAGAGCACTTGCCATTCGTTGGTTATTAGAAGCATCCCAAAAGCGTCCGGGTCGAAATATGGCTTTCAAATTAAGTTCCGAATTAGTAGATGCTGCCAAAGGGAGTGGGGGTGCCATACGCAAAAAGGAAGCGACTCATAGAATGGCAGAGGCAAATAGAGCTCTTGCACATTTTCGTTAATCCATGAACAGAATCTATGTATGTAGACACATGGATCCGTACATCTCGATCGGAAAAGAATCAATAGAAGGAGAATCGGACGATATCTTTCTCGaaacaaacaaaaaggaaaagaaagagaaaacagaaatcatgatcaactaagccctctcgagggcttgcttaagaataagaaagaagaatcttATGGAAATAGCATGGAATAAGGTTTGATCCTATTCATGGGGATTCCGTAAATATCCCATTTCAAAAATCGAAACAATCGGGACTTTTCGGAGATTGGATGCAGTTACTAATTCATGATCTGGCATGTACAGAATGAAAACTTCATTCTCGATTCTACGAGAATTTTTATGAAAGCGTTTCATTTGCTTCTCTTCAATGGAAGTTTCATTTTCCCAGAATGTATCCTAATTTTTGGCCTAATTCTTCTTCTGATGATCGATTCAACCTCTGATCAAAAAGATAGACCTTGGTTCTATTTCATCTCTTCAACAAGTTTAGTAATAAGCATAACGGCCCTATTGTTCCGATGGAGAGAAGAACCTATAATTAGCTTTTCGGGAAATTTCCAAACGAACAATTTCAACGAAATCTTTCAATTTCTCATTTTATTATGTTCAACTTTATGTATTCCTCTATCCgtagagtacattgaatgtacagaAATGGCTATAACAGAGTTTCTGTTATTCGTATTAACAGCTACTCTAGGGGGAATGTTTTTATGTGGTGCTAACGATTTAATAACTATCTTTGTAGCTCCAGAATGTTTCAGTTTATGTTCCTACCTATTGTCTGGATATACCAAGAGAGATCTACGGTCTAATGAGGCTACTATGAAATATTTACTCATGGGTGGGGCAAGCTCTTCTATTCTGGTTCATGGTTTCTCTTGGCTATATGGTTCATCTGGGGGGGAGATCGAGCTTCAAGAAATTGTGAACGGTCTTATCAATACACAAATGTATAACTCCCCAGGAATTTCAATTGCGCTTATATCCATCACTGTAGGACTTGGGTTCAAGCTTTCCCCAGCCCCTTTTCATCAATGGACTCCTGACGTCTACGAAGGAGTGTGGTTCGTTCGACAAATTCCTACCTCTATATCTATCTCTGAGGTGTTTGGGTTTTGCAAAACTCCATAGACATGCAGAAGAGAAATGCTATCCCCACTCCGACCAAGATAGAACTTTTACCAAAAGTTTATTGTGATCTTTTTGTTCAAATAACAATTAAGGTGAAGCAGGGTCAGGAACAACGAATCTCTTTATGATAAACAGATCCATTTTGCAAGTTCGTTATTACGGGTAGTTCCTACAAAGAATCGGACTAATGACGTATACAATGCTTGAATTATCGATGTAGATGCTACATAGTGGGTTCTCATCCTTCAGAGACTACGAGTGTAATAGGAGCATCCGTTGACAAAAGGATCACCCTAAGATGATCATCTCATGGCTATTGGGAACGAATCAAATCAGATGGTTCTATTTCTCAACCTTTCTGACTTGCTCCTACGGAACCAAGGTCGAAAGGATTGAAAAAGTCAGTCATTCACAACCACTGATGAAGGATTCCTCGAAAAGTTAAGGATTAGTAGTTCTTTTTCGAAATCGATTTCGAAAAAGAATGGATTCGGTCTTATACATACGCGAGGAAGGTaatcaaaaaagagagaagacgagttcttctttcttttatcacttAGGAGCCGTGCGAGATGAAAGTCTCATGCACGGTTTTGCATGAGAGAAAGAAGCGAGGAATCCTCTTTTCGACTCTGACTCCCCCACTCCAGTCGTTGCTTTTCTTTCTGTTACTTCGAAagtagctgcttcagcttcagccacgcgaattctcgatattcctttttatttctcatcaaacgaatggcatcttcttctggaaatcctagctattcttagcatgattttgGGGAATCTCCTTGCTATTACTCAAACAAGCATGAAACGTATGCTTGCATATTCGTCCATAGGGCAAATCGGATATGTAATTATTGGAATAATTGTTGGAGACTCAAATGATGGATATGCAAGCATGATAACTTATATGCTGTTCTATATCTCCAT
The window above is part of the Hordeum vulgare subsp. vulgare unplaced genomic scaffold, MorexV3_pseudomolecules_assembly, whole genome shotgun sequence genome. Proteins encoded here:
- the LOC123418729 gene encoding 30S ribosomal protein S7, chloroplastic produces the protein MSRRGTAEKRTAKSDPIFRNRLVNMVVNRIMKDGKKSLAYQILYRAVKKIQQKTETNPLLVLRQAIRRVTPNIGVKTRRNKKGSTRKVPIEIGSKQGRALAIRWLLEASQKRPGRNMAFKLSSELVDAAKGSGGAIRKKEATHRMAEANRALAHFR
- the LOC123418727 gene encoding NAD(P)H-quinone oxidoreductase subunit 2 B, chloroplastic-like, with protein sequence MIWHVQNENFILDSTRIFMKAFHLLLFNGSFIFPECILIFGLILLLMIDSTSDQKDRPWFYFISSTSLVISITALLFRWREEPIISFSGNFQTNNFNEIFQFLILLCSTLCIPLSVEYIECTEMAITEFLLFVLTATLGGMFLCGANDLITIFVAPECFSLCSYLLSGYTKRDLRSNEATMKYLLMGGASSSILVHGFSWLYGSSGGEIELQEIVNGLINTQMYNSPGISIALISITVGLGFKLSPAPFHQWTPDVYEGVWFVRQIPTSISISEVFGFCKTP